From one Gossypium hirsutum isolate 1008001.06 chromosome D08, Gossypium_hirsutum_v2.1, whole genome shotgun sequence genomic stretch:
- the LOC121220149 gene encoding uncharacterized protein, whose amino-acid sequence MAMESVSVTHTISATNQKNPFRITPIIHSRRLFHLQAAARFRFGFISSYKKSDFQDFQGFAKPSRLFPSTEPKTFTGALNENIFPSTGLDGARTLFKVRLQTSNMYGSSLSNINAGILLCLIDEKGDSILKRIPAYLLSEHSTELENTVVPETLHFQRGSVDEFVFEGSELGKVQALWIGIESGQWRLGGVSLVILNPSRSSSGGNFEHIGAKYDFEVDDMLLGEGGDESMVELRPCLVSKLSENEDFSQPTSPLSDKVSKEQSMKEYADLKFSLLLYDAVLILSGTSFASFSIGESSAFAFLLGGIIGFLYLLLLQRSVDGLPASELISNNPKDEMVRFKGPVSSLALAIAVSSLVIKYSMGEGPFVLTPKELLVGMMGFLACKLAVILAAFKPLRVSIEKRK is encoded by the exons ATGGCCATGGAGTCGGTTTCCGTAACTCACACAATCTCTGCAACGAATCAAAAGAATCCTTTTAGAATTACACCAATAATTCATTCAAGAAGATTGTTTCACTTGCAAGCTGCTGCTCGTTTTCGCTTTGGGTTCATCTCTTCCTACAAGAAATCTGATTTTCAAG ATTTTCAGGGTTTTGCAAAACCTTCACGGCTTTTTCCGTCCACGGAACCGAAAACCTTTACCGGAGCCTTGAACGAAAATATCTTTCCATCAACCGGCTTGGATGGAGCTCGGACTTTGTTCAAAGTTAGGTTGCAAACGAGTAACATGTACGGCTCGAGTTTGAGTAATATAAATGCCGGAATACTCTTGTGTTTGATTGATGAGAAAGGAGACTCAATATTAAAGAGAATACCGGCATATTTGTTAAGTGAACATTCTACGGAATTGGAGAACACGGTGGTGCCTGAGACTCTCCATTTCCAAAGAGGTTCCGTTGATGAATTTGTCTTCGAGGGGTCGGAATTGGGGAAAGTTCAAGCTCTTTGGATCGGTATTGAATCAG GACAATGGAGATTAGGAGGTGTCAGCCTGGTCATCCTTAATCCATCTCGATCTTCCTCAGGGGGAAACTTTGAACATATTGGTGCTAAATACGACTTTGAAGTTGACGATATGTTGCTCGGAGAGGGGGGTGACGAGTCCATGGTAGAACTAAGACCTTGTCTCGTTTCCAAGTTATCAGAAAACGAGGACTTTTCTCAACCAACTTCACCCTTGAGTGACAAGGTATCTAAAGAACAAAGTATGAAGGAATATGCAGATTTGAAGTTCTCTTTGTTACTTTATGATGCCGTTCTTATACTTTCCGGTACATCATTTGCATCTTTCTCGATCGGGGAAAGTTCTGCTTTTGCATTCTTACTTGGTGGGATCATCGGTTTTCTATATTTGTTGCTATTACAACGGTCCGTTGACGGTTTACCAGCTTCGGAATTAATATCCAACAACCCAAAAGATGAAATGGTTCGGTTTAAGGGTCCGGTATCAAGTCTTGCACTGGCTATAGCAGTTTCTTCATTAGTAATCAAATACAGCATGGGAGAAGGTCCATTTGTGTTGACTCCAAAAGAACTTTTGGTCGGAATGATGGGATTTCTTGCATGTAAACTGGCTGTCATTTTGGCTGCATTTAAGCCCTTGCGTGTGAGTattgaaaagagaaaatga